A section of the Xiphias gladius isolate SHS-SW01 ecotype Sanya breed wild chromosome 8, ASM1685928v1, whole genome shotgun sequence genome encodes:
- the LOC120793002 gene encoding periphilin-1-like isoform X2 — MNNSVKQLHPLTELCVFKWPSSVFVREGSSFSTEKSAPYQKGIQDRSFRMSYRYGRKSLRDAYEEHFSPMDTREAKVQRVLNIVEKRSPMPLLRLEYERDFHDDQWYGGSRNYQDARECHGEGSYPPYDRRYFDENPNFGNFRRNSSPPRNEGPYSQQCYGRDDLRHQLDSRNNGRPGPYFRNRGRGFGPPRRPVQDGKAKEDHDNYRISPPVVIMRDRSPGRREAQPSVRGRSASNSSNRSFSPDRDKGCANQQAQLRHKPNVLMSHTPSNSVEGSPHNSGSSKEKTPTSVAESEEVVAASMEPKLTPEEDFKTHRLEAIRAKALEIEKHYRQDCETFRTVVKMLVSKEPSLDNLLQTPLDENLLEIKQRCLDALRHFVKELDEVLEQPDTSAQATGHKTLE; from the exons GTTCGTCGTTCTCTACTGAGAAATCTGCACCGTACCAGAAGGGGATCCAAGATCGTTCCTTCAGGA tgtcATATCGATATGGTCGAAAATCACTTAGAGATGCTTATGAAGAGCACTTCTCACCAATGGATACAAGAGAG GCGAAAGTTCAACGAGTCCTCAATATTGTTGAAAAGAGGAGCCCTATGCCTCTGCTGAGGTTGGAATATGAGAGAGACTTTCATGACGACCAGTGGTATGGTGGTTCGCGAAATTACCAGGATGCAAGAGAATGTCACGGTGAAGGCAGTTACCCACCCTATGATCGTCGATACTTTGATGAAAACCCCAACTTCGGCAATTTTCGCAGAAATTCCTCACCCCCAAGAAAC gagggCCCATACTCCCAGCAGTGTTATGGCAGAGATGATTTGAGGCATCAGTTAGACTCAAG gaACAATGGCAGACCTGGTCCCTATTTCCGCAACAGAGGTCGAGGGTTCGGTCCTCCTCGGAGGCCAGTGCAAGACGGAAAAGCCAA AGAAGACCATGATAACTACAGGATCTCTCCGCCTGTTGTAATCATGCGGGACCGCTCCCCTGGAAGGAGGGAAGCCCAGCCATCTGTACGTGGGCGCTCTGCgtcaaacagcagcaacaggagTTTCTCCCCTGACAGAGACAAAGGCTGTGCCAACCAGCAGGCCCAGCTGAGGC ATAAACCCAATGTGCTGATGAGCCACACTCCCAGCAACTCTGTGGAGGGATCTCCACACAACTCTGGATCTTCAAAG GAAAAAACTCCGACATCCGTAGCGGAGTCGGAGGAGGTGGTGGCTGCCAGCATGGAGCCAAAGCTGACACCAGAGGAAGACTTCAAGACTCACCGGTTGGAGGCCATTAGGGCCAAGGCTCTGGAAATTGAGAAG CATTATAGGCAGGACTGTGAGACATTTCGCACGGTGGTGAAGATGTTGGTGTCCAAGGAGCCCAGTTTGGATAATCTGCTGCAGACTCCACTGGATGAGAACCTGTTGGAGATCAAACAGCGCTGCTTAGATGCCCTTAGGCACTTTGTGAAGGAGCTGGACGAGGTATTAGAGCAGCCGGACACTTCAGCACAAGCAACAGGTCACAAAACACTGGAGTAA
- the LOC120793002 gene encoding periphilin-1-like isoform X1: MNNSVKQLHPLTELCVFKWPSSVFVREGSSFSTEKSAPYQKGIQDRSFRMSYRYGRKSLRDAYEEHFSPMDTREAKVQRVLNIVEKRSPMPLLRLEYERDFHDDQWYGGSRNYQDARECHGEGSYPPYDRRYFDENPNFGNFRRNSSPPRNEGPYSQQCYGRDDLRHQLDSRNNGRPGPYFRNRGRGFGPPRRPVQDGKAKEDHDNYRISPPVVIMRDRSPGRREAQPSVRGRSASNSSNRSFSPDRDKGCANQQAQLRHKPNVLMSHTPSNSVEGSPHNSGSSKEKTPTSVAESEEVVAASMEPKLTPEEDFKTHRLEAIRAKALEIEKHYRQDCETFRTVVKMLVSKEPSLDNLLQTPLDENLLEIKQRCLDALRHFVKELDEYLYFLQLRLRVQLIPTVTQGFSNQYQRLQLYKVFCSAALFCIEKTLHYM; the protein is encoded by the exons GTTCGTCGTTCTCTACTGAGAAATCTGCACCGTACCAGAAGGGGATCCAAGATCGTTCCTTCAGGA tgtcATATCGATATGGTCGAAAATCACTTAGAGATGCTTATGAAGAGCACTTCTCACCAATGGATACAAGAGAG GCGAAAGTTCAACGAGTCCTCAATATTGTTGAAAAGAGGAGCCCTATGCCTCTGCTGAGGTTGGAATATGAGAGAGACTTTCATGACGACCAGTGGTATGGTGGTTCGCGAAATTACCAGGATGCAAGAGAATGTCACGGTGAAGGCAGTTACCCACCCTATGATCGTCGATACTTTGATGAAAACCCCAACTTCGGCAATTTTCGCAGAAATTCCTCACCCCCAAGAAAC gagggCCCATACTCCCAGCAGTGTTATGGCAGAGATGATTTGAGGCATCAGTTAGACTCAAG gaACAATGGCAGACCTGGTCCCTATTTCCGCAACAGAGGTCGAGGGTTCGGTCCTCCTCGGAGGCCAGTGCAAGACGGAAAAGCCAA AGAAGACCATGATAACTACAGGATCTCTCCGCCTGTTGTAATCATGCGGGACCGCTCCCCTGGAAGGAGGGAAGCCCAGCCATCTGTACGTGGGCGCTCTGCgtcaaacagcagcaacaggagTTTCTCCCCTGACAGAGACAAAGGCTGTGCCAACCAGCAGGCCCAGCTGAGGC ATAAACCCAATGTGCTGATGAGCCACACTCCCAGCAACTCTGTGGAGGGATCTCCACACAACTCTGGATCTTCAAAG GAAAAAACTCCGACATCCGTAGCGGAGTCGGAGGAGGTGGTGGCTGCCAGCATGGAGCCAAAGCTGACACCAGAGGAAGACTTCAAGACTCACCGGTTGGAGGCCATTAGGGCCAAGGCTCTGGAAATTGAGAAG CATTATAGGCAGGACTGTGAGACATTTCGCACGGTGGTGAAGATGTTGGTGTCCAAGGAGCCCAGTTTGGATAATCTGCTGCAGACTCCACTGGATGAGAACCTGTTGGAGATCAAACAGCGCTGCTTAGATGCCCTTAGGCACTTTGTGAAGGAGCTGGACGAG TATCTGTATTTTTTGCAGCTGAGGCTGCGAGTGCAACTAATACCAACTGTAACACAAGGATTCTCAAACCAGTATCAAAGGTTACAACTCTATAAGGTGTTTTGCAGTGCAGCACTATTCTGTATAGAAAAGACCCTGCATTATATGTAA
- the LOC120793002 gene encoding periphilin-1-like isoform X3 gives MSYRYGRKSLRDAYEEHFSPMDTREAKVQRVLNIVEKRSPMPLLRLEYERDFHDDQWYGGSRNYQDARECHGEGSYPPYDRRYFDENPNFGNFRRNSSPPRNEGPYSQQCYGRDDLRHQLDSRNNGRPGPYFRNRGRGFGPPRRPVQDGKAKEDHDNYRISPPVVIMRDRSPGRREAQPSVRGRSASNSSNRSFSPDRDKGCANQQAQLRHKPNVLMSHTPSNSVEGSPHNSGSSKEKTPTSVAESEEVVAASMEPKLTPEEDFKTHRLEAIRAKALEIEKHYRQDCETFRTVVKMLVSKEPSLDNLLQTPLDENLLEIKQRCLDALRHFVKELDEYLYFLQLRLRVQLIPTVTQGFSNQYQRLQLYKVFCSAALFCIEKTLHYM, from the exons A tgtcATATCGATATGGTCGAAAATCACTTAGAGATGCTTATGAAGAGCACTTCTCACCAATGGATACAAGAGAG GCGAAAGTTCAACGAGTCCTCAATATTGTTGAAAAGAGGAGCCCTATGCCTCTGCTGAGGTTGGAATATGAGAGAGACTTTCATGACGACCAGTGGTATGGTGGTTCGCGAAATTACCAGGATGCAAGAGAATGTCACGGTGAAGGCAGTTACCCACCCTATGATCGTCGATACTTTGATGAAAACCCCAACTTCGGCAATTTTCGCAGAAATTCCTCACCCCCAAGAAAC gagggCCCATACTCCCAGCAGTGTTATGGCAGAGATGATTTGAGGCATCAGTTAGACTCAAG gaACAATGGCAGACCTGGTCCCTATTTCCGCAACAGAGGTCGAGGGTTCGGTCCTCCTCGGAGGCCAGTGCAAGACGGAAAAGCCAA AGAAGACCATGATAACTACAGGATCTCTCCGCCTGTTGTAATCATGCGGGACCGCTCCCCTGGAAGGAGGGAAGCCCAGCCATCTGTACGTGGGCGCTCTGCgtcaaacagcagcaacaggagTTTCTCCCCTGACAGAGACAAAGGCTGTGCCAACCAGCAGGCCCAGCTGAGGC ATAAACCCAATGTGCTGATGAGCCACACTCCCAGCAACTCTGTGGAGGGATCTCCACACAACTCTGGATCTTCAAAG GAAAAAACTCCGACATCCGTAGCGGAGTCGGAGGAGGTGGTGGCTGCCAGCATGGAGCCAAAGCTGACACCAGAGGAAGACTTCAAGACTCACCGGTTGGAGGCCATTAGGGCCAAGGCTCTGGAAATTGAGAAG CATTATAGGCAGGACTGTGAGACATTTCGCACGGTGGTGAAGATGTTGGTGTCCAAGGAGCCCAGTTTGGATAATCTGCTGCAGACTCCACTGGATGAGAACCTGTTGGAGATCAAACAGCGCTGCTTAGATGCCCTTAGGCACTTTGTGAAGGAGCTGGACGAG TATCTGTATTTTTTGCAGCTGAGGCTGCGAGTGCAACTAATACCAACTGTAACACAAGGATTCTCAAACCAGTATCAAAGGTTACAACTCTATAAGGTGTTTTGCAGTGCAGCACTATTCTGTATAGAAAAGACCCTGCATTATATGTAA
- the prickle1a gene encoding prickle-like protein 1a translates to MSLASAAVSAAGFQGGARQRNLMMEQKVNKLTSGFQRSSTSDDDSGCALEEYAWVPPGLRPEQVQLYFSCLPEDKIPYVNSPGEKFRIKQLLYQLPPHDNEVRYCQSLSEEEKKELHMFSVQRKKEALGRGAIKLLPRNLLNSICEHCGENINGGEMAVFASRAGPGLCWHPSCFACSTCSELLVDLIYFYHDGKIHCGRHHAELLKPRCSACDEIIFADECTEAEGRHWHMKHFSCFECETILGGQRYIMKDGRPYCCGCFESLYAEYCEACGDHIGVDHAQMTYDGLHWHATESCFSCAQCKSSLLGCPFLPHQGNIYCSKACSLGEDVHASDSSDSAFQSARSRESRRSVRMGKSSRSADQCRQSLLFSPSVNYKFPGFSGNADDTLTNKLAHMNLSDDHFWRGRGEETEAPEDQEEEWAEHEDYMTQLLLKFGEHGIFQQANDSRPTDFWIAEKDAKSKQESSKAGSGSGGGRGSLASKKYQADMYWAQSQDGLGDSAYGSHPGPASSRKIQELELDHGAGGGFQGEDPQWYNDSLECITDEFKKTDQSVRDSMDSLALSNITGASVDGDSKDRPLVYSLQGFHELETEDCEKTSNMGTLNSSMLHRSANSLKSLVSEQEEELEENVPEEEEVPLPEDRPKPHVPALRRTRSQSRPQQVKFSDDVVDNGHYGDLPVRQPPMSERTPRRVYHFEEQGQDVPSGRHHHHHRRRRSRKSRSDNALNLLPKERAQMCYKVDHRGNAPGPKGLQAFHGQPSPAALSDYGLQGPAMGRFLGLYGDDDDWCSTCSSSSSDSEEEGFFLGQPIPQPRPHRHYYTEDLPSPVVGMSSPPYGQRTKSKKKKGHKGKNCIIS, encoded by the exons ATGAGCCTGGCGAGTGCAGCAGTGTCGGCGGCTGGCTTCCAGGGTGGGGCACGCCAGCGAAACTTGATGATGGAGCAGAAAGTCAATAAGTTGACGTCTGGCTTCCAACGCAGCTCCACCTCTGATGATGACTCAGGCTGTGCGCTGGAGGAGTACGCCTGGGTACCACCTGGCCTTAGACCTGAACAG GTCCAGTTATATTTCTCCTGTCTGCCTGAGGATAAGATCCCCTATGTCAACAGTCCGGGAGAGAAGTTCAGAATCAAGCAGCTCCTCTATCAACTGCCACCGCATGATAATGAG GTGCGTTATTGCCAATCCCtcagtgaggaggagaagaaagagctACATATGTTCAGTGtccagaggaagaaagaagcaCTTGGGAGGGGCGCAATAAAACTTCTGCCCCGTAATCTCCTGAACAGCATTTGTGAGCAT TGTGGTGAAAATATCAACGGTGGAGAAATGGCAGTGTTTGCCTCAAGGGCAGGCCCTGGGCTGTGCTGGCACCCTTCATGCTTTGCATGCTCCACATGTAGCGAACTACTGGTGGATTTGATCTACTTCTACCACGACGGAAAGATCCACTGTGGAAGGCACCACGCTGAGCTGCTCAAACCACGCTGCTCAGCCTGCGACGAG ATAATTTTTGCTGATGAGTGCACAGAGGCAGAGGGGCGCCATTGGCACATGAAGCACTTCTCCTGTTTTGAATGTGAGACAATTCTTGGGGGGCAGCGCTATATTATGAAGGATGGCAGACCATACTGTTGCGGTTGCTTTGAGTCTCTCTATGCAGAGTATTGTGAGGCCTGTGGAGATCACATTG GTGTTGACCATGCCCAGATGACCTATGATGGGCTTCACTGGCATGCTACTGAGAGCTGCTTCAGCTGTGCCCAGTGTAAGAGCTCTCTACTGGGCTGCCCCTTCCTGCCACACCAGGGTAATATTTACTGCTCCAAAGCCTGCAGTCTTGGGGAAGATGTACATGCATCTGACTCCTCTGACTCTGCCTTCCAGTCAGCCCGCTCACGTGAATCACGCCGCAGTGTGCGCATGGGAAAAAGCAGTCGCTCAGCTGATCAATGCAGACAATCACTCCTCTTCTCACCTTCTGTCAACTATAAATTCCCTGGCTTCAGTGGAAATGCTGATGACACCCTGACCAACAAACTGGCCCACATGAACTTATCTGATGACCATTTCTGGAGAGGACGTGGTGAAGAGACTGAGGCACCTgaggaccaggaggaggagtgggCTGAGCATGAAGACTACATGACTCAGCTGCTATTAAAGTTTGGGGAACACGGGATCTTCCAGCAAGCCAATGACTCCAGACCAACAGATTTCTGGATAGCTGAAAAAGATGCAAAGTCAAAACAGGAGTCCTCTAAAGCTGGTAGtggcagtggaggaggaagggggagcCTGGCCAGTAAGAAGTACCAAGCTGACATGTACTGGGCCCAGTCACAGGATGGGCTAGGTGACTCAGCCTACGGTAGTCACCCGGGTCCAGCGAGCAGTAGAAAGATCCAGGAGTTGGAGCTAGATCATGGGGCTGGAGGAGGCTTCCAGGGAGAGGATCCACAATGGTACAATGACTCTTTGGAGTGTATCACGGACGAGTTCAAGAAAACAGATCAGAGTGTCCGAGACTCCATGGACTCATTGGCTCTCTCCAATATTACTG gGGCTTCAGTAGATGGTGATAGTAAAGATAGACCTTTGGTATATTCCCTGCAAGGCTTCCATGAACTGGAGACGGAAGACTGTGAGAAGACCAGTAATATGGGAACTCTAAACTCCTCTATGTTACACAGAAGTGCAAATTCTCTTAAGAGCCTTGTATCcgagcaggaggaggagttggaggagaACGTtccagaagaggaggaggtgccTCTTCCAGAGGACAGACCCAAACCTCACGTACCTGCCCTCAGGAGGACGCGTTCACAGTCTAGGCCTCAGCAAGTCAAATTCTCTGATGATGTGGTGGATAATGGGCATTATGGTGATCTGCCAGTACGCCAGCCTCCAATGAGCGAACGGACTCCCCGGAGAGTGTACCACTTTGAGGAGCAGGGCCAGGATGTTCCCTCTGGTcgccaccatcaccaccacagGAGGCGCCGCAGTCGCAAGTCTCGCTCTGACAATGCTCTTAACCTTCTGCCCAAGGAGAGGGCCCAAATGTGCTACAAAGTGGACCATAGAGGGAACGCCCCTGGCCCCAAGGGTCTCCAAGCCTTCCACGGCCAACCCAGTCCTGCTGCTTTGTCAGATTATGGGCTACAAGGCCCAGCAATGGGGAGGTTCTTGGGGCTGTATGGGGATGATGATGACTGGTGCTCTACatgctcttcttcttcctctgattCGGAGGAGGAGGGCTTTTTCTTGGGTCAGCCAATCCCTCAGCCTAGGCCCCACAGACACTACTACACTGAGGACTTGCCCAGCCCTGTGGTAGGCATGTCTTCTCCTCCGTATGGCCAACGGACTAAgtccaaaaagaagaaagggcATAAGGGGAAAAACTGTATAATTTCGTAG